One Ailuropoda melanoleuca isolate Jingjing chromosome 14, ASM200744v2, whole genome shotgun sequence DNA segment encodes these proteins:
- the GPR68 gene encoding ovarian cancer G-protein coupled receptor 1 isoform X2, producing the protein MGNVTAENTSLCAIDHTIHQTLAPVVYVAVLVVGFPANCLSLYFGYLQIRARNELGVYLCNLTVADLFYICSLPFWLQYVLQHDHWSHGDLSCQVCGILLYENIYISVGFLCCISIDRYLAVAHPFRFHQFRTLKAAVGVSALIWAKELLTSVYFLMHKEVVEDGDRHRVCFEHYPLQPWQRGINYYRFLVGFLFPLGLLLASYRGILRAVRRSHGTQKSRKDQIQRLVLSTVVIFLACFLPYHALLLVRSLWEASCQFAKAVFNAYHFSLLLTSFNCVADPVLYCFVSESTHRDLGRLRGACLALLTCAGPGRAREAYPLGAAEASGKSDEPELLTRLHSTFQAPNSPGAGGSPMGGLV; encoded by the exons ATGGGGAACGTCACCGCGGAGAACACCTCGCTGTGCGCCATCGACCACACCATCCACCAGACGCTGGCCCCCGTGGTCTACGTGGCGGTGCTGGTGGTGGGCTTCCCGGCCAACTGCCTGTCCCTGTACTTCGGCTACCTGCAGATCAGGGCGCGGAACGAGCTGGGCGTGTACCTGTGCAACCTGACGGTGGCCGACCTCTTCTATATCTGCTCGCTGCCCTTCTGGCTGCAGTACGTGCTGCAGCACGACCACTGGTCGCACGGGGACCTGTCCTGCCAGGTGTGCGGCATCCTGCTCTACGAGAACATCTACATCAGCGTGGGCTTCCTCTGCTGCATCTCCATCGACCGCTACCTGGCCGTGGCGCACCCCTTCCGCTTCCACCAGTTCCGCACGCTCAAGGCGGCCGTGGGCGTCAGCGCGCTCATCTGGGCCAAGGAGCTGCTGACCAGCGTCTACTTCCTCATGCACAAGGAGGTGGTGGAGGACGGGGACCGGCACCGCGTCTGCTTCGAGCACTACCCCCTGCAGCCATGGCAGCGCGGCATCAACTACTACCGTTTCCTGGTGGGCTTCCTCTTCCCGCTCGGCCTGCTGCTGGCCTCCTACCGCGGCATCCTGCGCGCCGTGCGCCGCAGCCACGGCACGCAGAAGAGCCGCAAGGACCAGATCCAGCGGCTGGTGCTCAGCACCGTGGTCATCTTCCTGGCCTGCTTCCTGCCCTACCACGCGCTGCTGCTCGTGCGCAGCCTCTGGGAGGCCAGCTGCCAGTTCGCCAAGGCCGTCTTCAACGCCTACCACTTCTCCCTGCTGCTCACCAGCTTCAACTGCGTGGCCGACCCCGTGCTCTACTGCTTCGTCAGCGAGTCCACGCACCGGGACCTGGGCCGCCTGCGCGGCGCCTGCCTGGCCTTGCTCACCTGCGCCGGGCCGGGCCGTGCGCGGGAGGCCTACCCGCTGGGCGCGGCCGAG GCCTCGGGGAAGAGCGACGAGCCCGAGCTCTTGACCCGGCTCCACTCGACCTTCCAGGCCCCGAACTCGCCCGGAGCGGGGGGGTCCCCCATGGGCGGCTTGGTCTAG
- the GPR68 gene encoding ovarian cancer G-protein coupled receptor 1 isoform X1 yields the protein MGNVTAENTSLCAIDHTIHQTLAPVVYVAVLVVGFPANCLSLYFGYLQIRARNELGVYLCNLTVADLFYICSLPFWLQYVLQHDHWSHGDLSCQVCGILLYENIYISVGFLCCISIDRYLAVAHPFRFHQFRTLKAAVGVSALIWAKELLTSVYFLMHKEVVEDGDRHRVCFEHYPLQPWQRGINYYRFLVGFLFPLGLLLASYRGILRAVRRSHGTQKSRKDQIQRLVLSTVVIFLACFLPYHALLLVRSLWEASCQFAKAVFNAYHFSLLLTSFNCVADPVLYCFVSESTHRDLGRLRGACLALLTCAGPGRAREAYPLGAAEASGKSDEPELLTRLHSTFQAPNSPGAGGSPTGGLV from the coding sequence ATGGGGAACGTCACCGCGGAGAACACCTCGCTGTGCGCCATCGACCACACCATCCACCAGACGCTGGCCCCCGTGGTCTACGTGGCGGTGCTGGTGGTGGGCTTCCCGGCCAACTGCCTGTCCCTGTACTTCGGCTACCTGCAGATCAGGGCGCGGAACGAGCTGGGCGTGTACCTGTGCAACCTGACGGTGGCCGACCTCTTCTATATCTGCTCGCTGCCCTTCTGGCTGCAGTACGTGCTGCAGCACGACCACTGGTCGCACGGGGACCTGTCCTGCCAGGTGTGCGGCATCCTGCTCTACGAGAACATCTACATCAGCGTGGGCTTCCTCTGCTGCATCTCCATCGACCGCTACCTGGCCGTGGCGCACCCCTTCCGCTTCCACCAGTTCCGCACGCTCAAGGCGGCCGTGGGCGTCAGCGCGCTCATCTGGGCCAAGGAGCTGCTGACCAGCGTCTACTTCCTCATGCACAAGGAGGTGGTGGAGGACGGGGACCGGCACCGCGTCTGCTTCGAGCACTACCCCCTGCAGCCATGGCAGCGCGGCATCAACTACTACCGTTTCCTGGTGGGCTTCCTCTTCCCGCTCGGCCTGCTGCTGGCCTCCTACCGCGGCATCCTGCGCGCCGTGCGCCGCAGCCACGGCACGCAGAAGAGCCGCAAGGACCAGATCCAGCGGCTGGTGCTCAGCACCGTGGTCATCTTCCTGGCCTGCTTCCTGCCCTACCACGCGCTGCTGCTCGTGCGCAGCCTCTGGGAGGCCAGCTGCCAGTTCGCCAAGGCCGTCTTCAACGCCTACCACTTCTCCCTGCTGCTCACCAGCTTCAACTGCGTGGCCGACCCCGTGCTCTACTGCTTCGTCAGCGAGTCCACGCACCGGGACCTGGGCCGCCTGCGCGGCGCCTGCCTGGCCTTGCTCACCTGCGCCGGGCCGGGCCGTGCGCGGGAGGCCTACCCGCTGGGCGCGGCCGAGGCCTCGGGGAAGAGCGACGAGCCCGAACTCTTGACCCGGCTCCACTCGACCTTCCAGGCCCCGAACTCGCCCGGAGCGGGGGGGTCCCCCACGGGCGGCTTGGTCTAG